One genomic region from Phragmites australis chromosome 1, lpPhrAust1.1, whole genome shotgun sequence encodes:
- the LOC133909180 gene encoding uncharacterized protein LOC133909180 translates to MAAVEGVRHRTVEANGVRLHVAEAGPEGGAAVLLLHGFPDLWYGWRHQMSALAARGYRAVAPDLRGYGDSGAPPDAAAYTTFHVVGDLVALIADLAQPQVFVAGHDWGAIVAWQLCLLRPDLVRALVNLSVAYHPRGPERSPLQAIRAACGEDHYICRFQKPGVAEAEFARHDMKHQFKMIFGMRKPAPVILTKDKSFFDSLDSDGTCPSWLAEEDISFYAEKFEKTGFTGGFNYYRCMDLNWELSSPWTGAPIKVPTKFIVGDLDVTYNTPGVQDYIHKGGFKASVPNLEDVVVMEGGSHFINQEKPNEVSDHICRFFSKF, encoded by the exons atggcggcggtggagggTGTAAGGCACCGGACGGTGGAGGCGAACGGGGTGCGCCTGCACGTGGCGGAGGCGGGGCCCGAGGGCGGCGCCGCGGTGCTGCTCCTGCACGGCTTCCCGGACCTCTGGTACGGCTGGCGCCACCAGATGTCCGCCCTGGCCGCGCGGGGCTACCGCGCCGTGGCGCCCGACCTCCGCGGCTACGGAGACTCCGGCgcgccgcccgacgccgccgcctACACCACCTTCCACGTCGTCGGCGACCTCGTCGCCCTCATCGCCGACCTCGCCCAGCCTCAG GTGTTCGTGGCGGGGCACGACTGGGGCGCCATCGTGGCGTGGCAGCTGTGCCTGCTCCGGCCGGACCTGGTGCGGGCGCTCGTGAACCTCAGCGTGGCGTACCACCCGCGGGGGCCCGAGAGGAGCCCGCTCCAGGCCATCAGGGCCGCGTGCGGAGAAGACCACTACATATGCCGCTTCCAG AAACCTGGAGTGGCTGAAGCTGAATTCGCTCGACACGACATGAAGCATCAGTTTAAGATGATTTTTGGAATGCGCAAGCCAGCTCCTGTTATTCTAACCAAAGACAAGAGCTTCTTTGACTCTCTTGATTCAGATGGCACTTGCCCTTCATGGCTTGCAGAGGAAGATATTTCCTTCTACgcagaaaaatttgagaagacaGGTTTTACTGGAGGATTTAACTACTACAGATGCATGGACTT GAACTGGGAGCTTTCTTCACCATGGACTGGAGCTCCAATAAAAGTTCCAACAAAGTTCATTGTTGGGGACCTGGACGTTACATACAACACACCGGGGGTACAAGACTACATTCACAAGGGTGGCTTCAAGGCAAGCGTTCCAAATCTGGAGGATGTGGTTGTCATGGAGGGAGGGAGTCACTTCATCAACCAGGAGAAGCCTAATGAGGTCTCTGATCACATATGTCGGTTCTTTAGCAAGTTCTGA
- the LOC133909157 gene encoding uncharacterized protein LOC133909157 isoform X1, producing the protein MDIIYKALRDTDIGRHVNGLCKHPSGEVRQLVKLLVRYDLLCLEGLARSLRVFIGTEASPVFKVSSIPRALERYNADCRLWVDKELWLEQQREMCGRVKSFHIRATNDCSGRS; encoded by the exons ATGGACATCATCTACAAGGCTCTCCGG GACACGGACATCGGCCGGCATGTGAATGGCCTGTGCAAGCACCCATCAGGGGAAGTGCGGCAGCTGGTGAAGCTGCTCGTCAG GTATGATTTGCTATGTCTTGAAGGATTAGCAAGATCTCTTCGTGTTTTCATTGGGACTGAAGCGAGCCCTGTATTCAAAGTTTCTTCCATCCCTCGTGCTTTGGAGAG ATATAATGCTGACTGCAGGCTATGGGTTGACAAGGAGCTGTGGCTGGAGCAGCAACGGGAGATGTGCGGCAGAGTCAAAAGCTTCCATATCCGAGCAACAAACGATTGCAGTGGAAGATCCTAG
- the LOC133909157 gene encoding uncharacterized protein LOC133909157 isoform X2, translating into MDIIYKALRDTDIGRHVNGLCKHPSGEVRQLVKLLVRYDLLCLEGLARSLRVFIGTEASPVFKVSSIPRALERLWVDKELWLEQQREMCGRVKSFHIRATNDCSGRS; encoded by the exons ATGGACATCATCTACAAGGCTCTCCGG GACACGGACATCGGCCGGCATGTGAATGGCCTGTGCAAGCACCCATCAGGGGAAGTGCGGCAGCTGGTGAAGCTGCTCGTCAG GTATGATTTGCTATGTCTTGAAGGATTAGCAAGATCTCTTCGTGTTTTCATTGGGACTGAAGCGAGCCCTGTATTCAAAGTTTCTTCCATCCCTCGTGCTTTGGAGAG GCTATGGGTTGACAAGGAGCTGTGGCTGGAGCAGCAACGGGAGATGTGCGGCAGAGTCAAAAGCTTCCATATCCGAGCAACAAACGATTGCAGTGGAAGATCCTAG